AGAGGCCACATTGACGTGGTTAAGGAGTTGCTTCCTTATACCACCAAACAAGGTATCACCTTGAAGAATCGCTCCGGTTTTGATCCCTTACACATTGCTGCTAGTCAAGGCCATCAAGGTAGCTATCCATAAATCTGCACAAATTTGTCTCCAAACTGTTAGTACTATCTTCCAGTACATCCGTGATCCAGTCATCTGGTCAAGCTCTAATTATCGCCCTTTTGTTTCTCCTTTGAAAAACCAAACAAGCTATTGTTCAGATGTTGTTGGAGCATGATCCAGAGCTGAGCAAAACATTCGGTCAATCAAATGCAACTCCTCTCATATCTGCAGCTACAAGAGGGCATGTGGCCGTTGTTCATGAACTGCTTTCTCGGGATCCTAGTTTGCTAGAGATATCGAAATCCAATGGAAAGAATGCATTGCATTTTGCTGCCAGGCAGGGGCACGTAGAGATTGTTCAAGCATTGCTTCGCAAGGATCCACAGCTGGCAAGAAGAACTGATAAGAAAGGACAGACTGCATTGCATATGGCTGTTAAAGGAGTCAGTTGTCCGGTGGTGAAGTTACTTCTCCGGGCTGATGCAGCTATTGTGATGCTCCCAGACAGATTTGGTAATACTGCGCTTCATGTAGCCACTAGAAAAAAGAGGGCAGAGGTACAGAATCTTTGCTGCACTTTTCTATTTCTATGTCTTAGATTCTTAGTCTTAATTTTTAGCCCATAAGATGTTTATTTATCTATATGAATTCCTCCTCATAATTTCATGGTGGAATTTAAACTGCTACAGCAGCCCTAGGActcaaaattttatttcttgctATCACAAACTTCAAAATTTATGCAAAATTATGCCCTTAAGATTTTTGGTTTTTGGCTATTCTTGGCTGACGTGTTTATTTCAATGCTTACGTAGCTTGGACATTCTTTTAATTGGTTTGACTCCTGGTCAGAATTTCTTTAACATATGTTGATATTGAGTTGCATTAAGCTTTAAGCATTGCAGTTTTACACTTTCCAAAGAAATGACATCTGTTTATGGAATCTATAGTTTTGGAGGAATGAACTTAGCTCTCACTATGAGTTGTCACAATAGTGACAGATATAGCATCAAAGAAAACCAATTGTAGAGAAGAAatagtatgaaaaaaaaaatgaccttAACCTGCCCTTAAGTCCGCGTCTAGCCAGTTTGGTGCACCAAGGACTTGTATATTAAGCTAAATTTTACTTGTCAGGGGTTCAAATTGTACTTCTTTAAATTCCAAATGTGTAAATAGTTAGCTTTTTGCAATCATCTTTCAGACTTTCTTGTTATACATTGCAAAGAATATTTTGCTAAAAGCAGCATAGTCTGTTAGGTTGTTGTAAACCTATCAAATTATTGGAATAAGAGGGTTTACAACATGCCTGAAGCAAGCATGTAATGTGTATTTGAGCACCAGAGTTCGAGGTTTTATCTCTTCTCACTACCGTACAGTTCAATGTGGTTTAACTTTCAGTTTTGGTCTATTTGTAGCCTGATATATGTCTAGACTCTAAAGTATCGATAATAGTGTGTGCAACTGAAAGCTGATTACTTAAGAGATGTGAATTTGCTGCAGATAGTAACTGAGCTCTTAATGCTTCGTGATACAAATGTCAATGCACTGACAAGAGATCATAAGACAGCTCTTGACATAGCTGAAGGGCTTCCTCTTTCTGAGGAATCCGCAGAGATAAGAGATTGCTTGACTCGTTTTGGCGCTGTAAGAGCCAATGAGTTGAACCAGCCTCGAGATGAGCTCAGGAAAACGGTCACAGAGATTAAGAATGATGTCCACACCCAGCTTGAACAAGCCcgaaaaaccaacaaaaacatGAATGGTATTGCAAAAGAACTCAGGAAGCTCCACAGAGCAGGAATCAACAATGCTACTAATTCAGTCACGGTGGTGGCTGTCCTGTTTGCAACTGTTGCTTTTGCTGCTATTTTCACAGTTCCTGGGGGCGATGATGATAATGGAAGGGCCATAATTGTTGGCTCGGTTTCTTTCAAAGTTTTCTTCATATCCAATGCAATTGCCCTCTTCACATCGCTGGCTGTCGTCGTGGTACAAATTACAGTTGTCAGGGGCGAGATAAAGTCCGAGAGAAGGGTTGTTGAAGTGATCAATAAGTTAATGTGGTTGGCCTCCATTTGCACCACAGTGGCTTTCATTGCTTCCTCTTACATAGTTGTTGGTCGACATCATCGGTGGGCGGCAATCTTAGTTACGGTTACAGGGGCAGTTATCATGGCCGGAGTCTTGGGTACCATGACTTTTTACGTGGTGAAATCAAGAAGGGTGAGGAGAGTACGGAAACGAGAGAAGAGCATAAGAGGTGCAAACTCGTATCA
The Coffea arabica cultivar ET-39 chromosome 6c, Coffea Arabica ET-39 HiFi, whole genome shotgun sequence genome window above contains:
- the LOC113695017 gene encoding ankyrin repeat-containing protein ITN1 — its product is MKVPLTMVSQGSYIADGERDLEMGLNIEPPSPSPSPRAPALVVSNSGNCLMVSNSGKALMGSNSGKALVGSNSGKALVVSNSGKALVVSNSGKRIDPSGKKKYVKQVTGRHNDTELHLAAQRGDVAAVGQILGEINEQMMKTSSAADFDAEVAEIRAAVVNEVNELGETALFTAAERGHIDVVKELLPYTTKQGITLKNRSGFDPLHIAASQGHQAIVQMLLEHDPELSKTFGQSNATPLISAATRGHVAVVHELLSRDPSLLEISKSNGKNALHFAARQGHVEIVQALLRKDPQLARRTDKKGQTALHMAVKGVSCPVVKLLLRADAAIVMLPDRFGNTALHVATRKKRAEIVTELLMLRDTNVNALTRDHKTALDIAEGLPLSEESAEIRDCLTRFGAVRANELNQPRDELRKTVTEIKNDVHTQLEQARKTNKNMNGIAKELRKLHRAGINNATNSVTVVAVLFATVAFAAIFTVPGGDDDNGRAIIVGSVSFKVFFISNAIALFTSLAVVVVQITVVRGEIKSERRVVEVINKLMWLASICTTVAFIASSYIVVGRHHRWAAILVTVTGAVIMAGVLGTMTFYVVKSRRVRRVRKREKSIRGANSYHQHKSDYSDSEVNPIYAI